Genomic DNA from Manis pentadactyla isolate mManPen7 chromosome 14, mManPen7.hap1, whole genome shotgun sequence:
CTGGCTGTATGGGGACGGCAGACAGAAGGgctgagaggagagggagggacgcTGCTCATCCAGGTGGCCTGGGCTAAGGAAAAAGGGAATGGGTTACAGACATTTAGGAGGTGGCAGGACAGGCATGGCCTGGAAGGGAATGATCTTCCTGTCTTCCCTCCATCTCCTTCCTTTGTGCCGTTTGCAAATTTATGACCCAAAAATTCTGCACCCCATCCTCCTGGTTTCTTTCTTTGGAGACAATCACTCTTAACCCGTTTCTGGTTAAAATGATTCATCAAAAGAAATCTATTCATTTTTAGTTATGTGTAaatatgtaaattaaatttttaaaggaagTCCTTAATAATATTAAGTGCTCTGATGTTAGGTTGAGTGTATTTATTTGTACTATTTCTTTGTAATCCAGAGCACATTGGAATCCATATGGGGAATAAATATGACTTTCCAAGAGGGACAGATGTATACAGAACATATAAAAAGACATGATGGGATATATATGTTTTCAGGGCCTGGAGCAGACACTGCATGAAGGAaccttttccatatttttatggCTCCCTTTAAAATTCCAAAGTAGATTGTTATTCATTCTGTACATAtggctttgttttgtgtttttccactttttaaaattgtggtaaaatgcacataacatgaaatttgccatcttaaccatttttaagtatatagttcattggtattaaatatattcataatgtgCAACCATAATCACCATCCATCCTTAAAATTCGGCATCTTATAATGCTGGAGCtccatacccattaaacagtTTCTGGTTTTAAAATGTGACATTTTAAAGAGTTGTACATTTTATAGGATAAAACCAAAAATTTCCCCTTCTCTATGTGAAAAGCACTAAAGCATAGTACATGCACATAGTTGaagatcaacaaatatttgttggataaataAGAGCCATTTTGACTATTTTAACTCACTTTACTATAATGGAGATTTGGAGGTGCCTCTGAAATGGAGTTATATGGAATAAACACATGACACAAGACCGTGACCTCACAAACTATGGTGTCAGTCGGGTTTGTCTTTCATCCCAGCGTGATTAAGGAATTTCAAAAGTGAGCAAACACAGTTTGTCTTTTAGAAACTATAGTGATCAATCCGCGCAAAAATGCAAAGTATCAAATGGTTAAATGAAATGTTATTGTCTTAGGCAAGTAAGTTACCTTTTGGGTTTTGACTTTTTTATCTTACATACAAATAAAAGCCTCGATGTGGAGGCAGGTGCTACTTGTCGGGTTCACCACTAGTCATATAAGTGGGGAAGTCGACCATGAGGCACCTGCCGGTTGGCTTTGAAAATTGTACTTATACCGAAATTCACAtatttgttcttttcctcttTAAATGTTCTTACCAGAAATGAAGTGAAGTCAGGCGGGCGAAGTGATCTGATACCAACCATCAAATTCCGACACTGCTCCTTGCTGAGGAACCGACGGTGCACAGCCGCGTACCTGTAAGCGCGCAGCTCATGCTGGGGGGCGTTTGTGGGGCCCCCTGCCTGACCCCTTCAGATAGGTCTCAGAGGTTTTTAGATTTGTCTCCCCTTTATAAGCGTTCTAAATTCCTTTTccactaaaattttttttattgtgaaaagTTGCAGCATTCATAAAACTAGGGAGAATATTGTATATGATGTACATTGTATACATACGATGGAGCCATCATACAGGATTTAACAGTTTTTAACATTATGCTGTATTTCCTTCATCTTGTTTTACTTGTCATACTAAACTGTTGTAGAGCATCATGGCATTGTACCACGGAATACGTTAGTTTACACCTCTAAGAATAAGGGCCCTCTGGGCCCCTCCTCACCTGACTGCTGGGTCATTCTCATGCCTGGAAAAACGAACAGGTTCATGGGATCATTCCCGCCCATGTTCGCATCTTCCCACCGACCCACAGGCGTGTCCTAACCACTGGTTTGTTTGCCAAATAAGGGGGCCACCTGCTGCGTTCAGTGGCCGTGAGCCTTGAGTCGCTCCGGGTCACAGCCATGCCTCGTAGCCCTTACGTATGCCGTCTAACACTCTCCTGATTCCCTAGGTATGACCGGCTGCTGCGTATTAGGGCCCTCAGATGGGAGTGTGGCAGCGTCCTGCCGAACGCTGTGCGGTCGCACCTGTCTGCTGAAGAAGTGAGTGAGCTGCTGCTCAGTGTCCGGCTTGGGAGGTGCTGGGCCCCTGGCACTGTGCTGTGGTAGTGTTTATGgcgtttttctttgttttttacttctgtttttggtctgtatatatttaatataaacttATGAGAGTAGCAGGAGTAATTTTAAGTGTTATAAGGATATAAGGAAAGCTTTCTTTCTTAGTACCTAACAAAATAACAGGTCCCATTATGTTACTTACTAGTAATTCATCAGGATTAAAAAACTGGCATTACTGTTTGGGGATTTTCCATGAAATGtctatgtgtgcgtgtgtgtgtgtgtacacatacctTGGGCAAGTAACGTGACCTCTCTGTACCTAAATTCCCTCATTCACAAGATGAGGATTGCAGTGCTTACCTATTACAGGTTTGCAATGACTTGTGGCACTAACTGCTAGCATCAGACCAAACTTCACAGGTCACGGCTGCCCGCACCTCAGATGCCAGCTGCAAGTCTGGGATTCCCAGGACCCCCTCCCCTCTGGCCACATGACTGCAATTTGTAGCCCCCCACTTTCCTCCAGGTTTGAGGTTTTGAGCCTCTGGATTGAGGTCTGACctctggagaggggaggggaggggaggggaacaaGAGGCTGAGCTCAGTCATGGCCAGTGATTCAGCCAGACATGCCCATGTGATGAGGCCCTAATAAAAAATCAGAGCGTCCCTGGTCAACaatagtgtgtgtgtggttaCACATCATTGTGCCAGAGGGGCGATGTGTTGTGATGCCATGATTCCTCAGGGGGAGGACACCAGAGGCTTCATGTTTGGAGCCCTCCCAGACCTCGCCTGTGTGTTTCCCTTTGGACAGCTCTGATCTGTGTGCCCTTCCTTGTAGGAAAACTGATTGTAAGTGTGTGCTTTCCCGAGTTCTCTGAGTCATTCTGGTGATGGTTGAACCTGAGGGTGCctgtgtgtgcgcgcacacacacacacacacacacacacacacacacacacacacacacacattcctaagaAGGGTATGAAGGTGTTTTTCTGTGGAGTCTTTCAGGAGCTATAGTTTACCTTTCCCAGGAAGCTGCAGTACCATGATTAATTTTGTGACCAACGTAAGAGCTGAATTGCCTTCTGAAGAGGGATATTGAGAAGTTCTCCACTGCTCTGCGCCTCTGCCACTTTTGTGTCAATCTTACCTGGATCTTGGGTGGGAGCTTTCTCTCCTATTCTCTTGGACTGTTTGTCCTTTTGCACCAGTTCTGCACTGTTTCAATTATTGTAACTATAAGAAGTCATgaacactcctaggaatttaccctaagaatgcaggagcccagtttcaaaaagacacatgcacccctatgtttatcacagcactatttacaatagccaagaaatggaagcaacctaagtgtccatcagtagaagttGTGACATACAACTcagtgttttttaatatattcacagagttgtgcttCCATTACCACCATTTCACTCCAGGATCTTTTCATTACCCACAAAAGAAACCCTGAGCCATTATCAGTTACTCAGTATTCTCTCCCCCTCTTCCAGCCCTAGAGATCACCCATCTGCTTTGTTTCTATAAATCTGCCTGTTAATGGatttttcatgtaagtggaattatgCAGTATGTAATCTCTGAGTCTTTCACTTAacgtgttttcaaggttcatccgtaTGGGAACacatatcagaacttcattctgatttacagctgaataatccattgtatgGATTATTAAGAATAATCTATaacttatccatttatccattaatggacatttgggtgtttTTCTCAATAGTGTTTTACAGATTTCAGAAAAACGTTAGTGCAGTTTGAGCTGCTCATAGTTTTGAAATGGTGTATTTTTCATGGTTCTGTTTCTGGTGGGAAGCTCCTCAGGTCTGTGATTACTATGCTGGGATGTAACCTCTGCAGGAACAGACCCTCGTTCGCTCTGTTAGATGTCCCATCCTGAGTACCCAGACCAGTGCCCAGCTCACAGCAGGCACTCAGTACCCACAGCTGGAGCGAGTGAGCGGCACAGGGATGACCCATGTGGGGGCGCTGGTTTGGGAAGGCTGAGCACACGTGCTCTGCAGGGTTCCCTCTGCCTCTGTCAAATGGCCGTGTCTACACCTGCAGATGGAGTGGTTCAATCACTATAAAAAGTCCCTTGCAACTTACATGAGGTCCTTGGGAGATGATGGTTTGGATATCACACAGGATATGAAACCTCCAAAGAGCCTATATATAGAAGTAAGTAtgctttttaaatggattttcctttaacgcatggattgtgctttttttctaagaggagggaggtatataaatatatagtacCTTATACTAAAACAGAAATGTAAACCCTAAACAAAAATTTTGTTAATGGGGGGAAGGTGGGAATAAAGTAAAATAGCTgaattttctgaattttcctGTCTTAACAGTTTTAACTTGGGAACCATGTAAATATTTAacataatagtaaaataaaattaaatcgaAGTAGAAAACCAACCCACAAATTCTAAAAGCAAAGTGAAACAAATGACCCCTAAATTATTTGGAACACATAAATTGGATATTCTAAGGATGTAGAGAATTACAAAGAAATCTTAATTTGTTCTAGTAATCATATAATTACTAGTAATATTGTTAGTTATTCTGAAAGTTATAAATATTGAAGAATTGACCAAAAAAGTAATGGCCCTAGGAACCCAGATTttcaaaataagagaaaagagattcagatattaaaaagaaaaagttaaatgaaaatcCTATATTCCAAAGCTTGAGTCTGACATGTCAGCATGGATTCATGTTGAATCATCTCTTTAAAAAGTGTCTCTGTACATCTGCACGTTAAAGGCCCAGAATTGGTGACTAACCCAGGAGCATGGGTAGTCTGGAGTCGGAATGCCACCTGCCACTGAGGAAACCAGGACTCCTTGAAAACAGTGGGCCATTCCAGGTCACAGATAAGGAATGTAAGCTGAGCCTGGGACGCCTGATCTTCGTACCAAGGACTatggtgggggtagggggtgCTAAAAAGGCTCAGGAGCTGATCGGAAGGGGCCTCACTTTACCAGACTGTTTGAGCATCAGAATGATCAACTGCAGTGAATTGTATCACATCACTTAGAAGCACGAGTGCACACTGACACCAAGCAACGataataatcatttaaaaaataaaacctcttCCGGTCCTCTTGGAGAATGTGAGGAATGCAACTCAGTTTAAAAAGTGGTAATAAAAGAATGGAGTCAAGCACTTACCTGCCTTTACAATACACATTCATCTCAGGGCAGCCAGATTGTTCACAAgggaaatttcttttttatggaagATTTCCAGCTAATAAATGCAGCAGGAATAAAAGGACTAAATGTCATTTTGTAGCCAAAAGGCAAAGAGCTACGAAAACCATTATGAGGTTATCGGAGACTGTAATACTAGGTGGATGTGGCTGGGAATGGATGACACCTGGACCCGCTGATCAGTGCAACGTTCAGAAAGGCACAGTGAGCCATTCTGTGCCAGGTGAGGTCTGGCAACAGGGAGTACATAAAACCGCTTGCCAGAAAATCAGATCTGATCTGCTCCAGCCTCTAGACCTAACTTCCAATCCATAGGAAGTTAGGGACAAAGGAACATGCTAAATGACCCCACAGGAATCCACAAAAGCTGTTTGTGTGAAACTACCAAACACACTGCCCAGTTTCTTTAACAAATAAATTGCCAAGGGGCgagaggaagaaaagggggagACCCCAAAGATTACAGGGGGCTTAAAGACGTATCAGAGATGTGTAATGTGCAGCCCTTGATGGATTCTCATTTGACCAtagcagctttaaaaaaaaattcatgagaCGGGTAGGGACGTTTGGATATTAACCGGATATTTCATGATATACTAAGAATTACTGATTAATAAGATGTGATAATGACAGTgagattatgtttttaaaaaataatcttacttTGTAGAAATAGATACTAAAGTATTCATACATTAAATGAAACGGTATctaggatttgcttcaaaataagtcACAAGTGGGTGAGGGAACAAGATTGGCCATATGCTGATAATTGGAGCTGGCTGATGGGACATGAGCTCCATTATATACATGAGCTTCTTACTTTTGAAAGTGTTAgacattttccataataaaagtgTTTAAGAGGCAAAAAGGTGGTAGTGGTGGGGGTGTTTTTTCTAAAATGGTAGTTCTTGAACCAAGTTAAAGTACCTTTGGG
This window encodes:
- the GINS1 gene encoding DNA replication complex GINS protein PSF1 — its product is MFCEKALELVRELHGAPEGQLPPFNEDGLRQVLEEMKALYEQNQSDVNEVKSGGRSDLIPTIKFRHCSLLRNRRCTAAYLYDRLLRIRALRWECGSVLPNAVRSHLSAEEMEWFNHYKKSLATYMRSLGDDGLDITQDMKPPKSLYIEVRCLKDYGEFEVEDGTSVLLKKNSQHFLPRWKCEQLIRQGVLEHVLS